The following are encoded together in the Tepidiforma bonchosmolovskayae genome:
- a CDS encoding sulfite oxidase-like oxidoreductase — MSTPASKELRPDGKLRLPPGQHLTTGWPVLHYGSIPRIDLETWRFHVWGLVEEEKSFTWEEFNALGQVTDTSDIHCVTTWSKFDNTWEGVPFRALYDAIRLKPEAKYAMIHCYGGYTTNLPLEDLLREGVLFAHSHNGQPLTKEHGWPMRLVVPHLYFWKSAKWVGGIQFLDRDRPGFWETYGYHIYGDPWKEQRYA, encoded by the coding sequence ATGTCCACCCCGGCGTCGAAAGAGCTCCGCCCCGACGGGAAACTCCGGCTCCCGCCCGGCCAGCACCTCACCACCGGGTGGCCGGTCCTCCACTACGGCAGCATCCCGCGCATCGACCTCGAAACCTGGCGCTTCCACGTCTGGGGGCTCGTCGAAGAAGAGAAGTCGTTCACCTGGGAGGAGTTCAACGCCCTCGGCCAGGTGACCGACACGAGCGATATCCACTGCGTCACAACCTGGAGCAAGTTCGACAACACCTGGGAGGGTGTGCCGTTCCGCGCGCTCTACGATGCCATCCGGCTGAAGCCCGAAGCGAAGTACGCAATGATTCACTGCTACGGCGGCTACACGACCAACCTGCCGCTCGAAGACCTGTTGCGTGAAGGCGTCCTTTTCGCCCACTCCCACAACGGCCAGCCCCTGACGAAAGAGCACGGCTGGCCGATGCGGCTGGTCGTCCCCCATCTCTACTTCTGGAAGAGCGCGAAATGGGTCGGCGGCATCCAGTTTCTGGACCGCGACCGGCCGGGCTTCTGGGAGACCTACGGCTACCACATCTACGGCGACCCCTGGAAAGAGCAGCGCTACGCGTAG
- a CDS encoding response regulator transcription factor, with protein sequence MHQAQLSPREREVAGLVARGMTNAEIARSLGLSASTVKHYVESAMRKAGVTNRVSLAIWLREQEGAG encoded by the coding sequence ATGCACCAGGCGCAACTCAGCCCGCGGGAGCGCGAAGTGGCCGGGCTCGTGGCCCGCGGCATGACCAACGCGGAAATCGCCCGCTCGCTCGGATTGAGCGCGTCCACCGTGAAGCACTACGTCGAGTCCGCCATGCGCAAGGCTGGCGTGACGAACCGTGTCTCGCTTGCCATTTGGCTGCGCGAGCAGGAGGGGGCCGGATGA
- a CDS encoding response regulator transcription factor: protein MHQGQLSPRERDVARLVACGMTNAEIARSLGLSASTVKHYVESAMRKAGVTNRVALAMWLRDREGAG, encoded by the coding sequence ATGCACCAGGGGCAACTCAGCCCGCGGGAGCGCGACGTGGCGAGGCTCGTGGCCTGCGGGATGACGAACGCGGAGATCGCACGCTCGCTCGGATTGAGCGCGTCCACCGTGAAGCACTACGTCGAGTCCGCCATGCGCAAGGCCGGCGTGACGAACCGTGTGGCACTGGCGATGTGGCTGCGCGACCGGGAGGGGGCCGGATGA
- a CDS encoding plastocyanin/azurin family copper-binding protein → MRGRIAAIAVCLAVLGSACSGGAGAPEATPTKPGALPANLTTITVTDFRFQPRSLQVPVGTRVTWSFRGKVSHRVMGAFAGEAVDSGELRSGNFEFEFMEPGVFAYTCGVHGAAMSGQVIVR, encoded by the coding sequence ATGAGGGGGCGGATCGCCGCCATCGCCGTTTGCCTGGCAGTCTTGGGGAGCGCCTGCAGCGGCGGAGCGGGTGCGCCGGAGGCGACGCCGACGAAACCGGGCGCGCTTCCGGCGAACCTGACGACGATCACCGTGACCGACTTCCGCTTTCAGCCGCGCAGCCTGCAGGTACCGGTCGGCACGCGGGTGACCTGGAGCTTCCGCGGGAAGGTGAGTCACCGGGTCATGGGCGCCTTCGCGGGCGAGGCGGTTGATTCCGGTGAACTGCGGAGCGGCAACTTCGAGTTCGAGTTCATGGAGCCCGGCGTCTTCGCGTACACCTGCGGGGTGCACGGCGCGGCAATGTCCGGGCAGGTCATCGTCCGGTAG
- a CDS encoding DAK2 domain-containing protein has translation MSGGGSPVLRVDGDGLRALFEAGAAAVAAAAPAINAINVYPVPDGDTGSNMAATLREAAAAAREVPGGSSAAAVAEAAARGALYGARGNSGVILSQALRGFARGVAGAAELDAARLAAGLLAAAEAAYAAVSRPQEGTMLTVLREAAQAAQAAAVRMPGEGAGLPCLAVLEAAVAAAREAEERTIDQLESLRQAGVPDAGGEGVCVLLGGMLARLKGEELQLEEFGAGGHAMEFAAAHAGDTYGYCTEFVLEPLGGVVLDLARVRALAEELGQSVVVVGDERLARVHVHTEQPEALLAAMAGLGRPERVKVDDMDAQRARFQTAGSGATPAVGLLALSRGTGFDRLFESLGARVVDLGVVEKPAAGNIAHAAEAMGTADVIVLPNHKNVLLAAEQAAQLARCTLHIVPTTTLPQGVAAALMFDPAGRAAELVSRMAEAAKSVRTVEVTRAAASRAADGVRVEAGQAIAVVDGRLKAARATLEDALVEGLAAAGAGAGKLVTVYVGEGGEAGLAGDAVRQRFPGAEVEVIDGGQPLYPYIASVES, from the coding sequence GTGAGCGGCGGCGGGAGCCCGGTGCTCCGGGTGGATGGCGATGGGCTGCGGGCGCTCTTCGAAGCGGGGGCTGCGGCCGTTGCCGCGGCGGCACCGGCAATCAACGCCATCAACGTGTACCCGGTGCCGGACGGCGACACAGGCTCGAACATGGCGGCTACGCTCCGGGAGGCGGCGGCCGCCGCGAGGGAGGTCCCGGGCGGGAGCAGCGCAGCCGCGGTGGCCGAGGCAGCGGCGCGCGGCGCGCTGTACGGGGCGCGCGGGAATTCCGGCGTCATCCTCTCGCAGGCGTTGCGGGGATTCGCCCGGGGGGTTGCGGGCGCGGCAGAACTCGACGCTGCGCGGCTTGCCGCCGGACTGCTGGCCGCGGCCGAGGCCGCATATGCCGCCGTCAGCCGACCGCAGGAGGGGACGATGCTGACGGTGCTGCGCGAAGCGGCGCAGGCGGCGCAGGCCGCCGCCGTACGGATGCCCGGCGAGGGCGCAGGGCTCCCGTGCCTCGCGGTGCTGGAAGCTGCCGTTGCTGCCGCGCGGGAGGCCGAGGAGCGGACCATCGACCAGCTGGAGTCGCTGCGGCAAGCCGGGGTGCCCGACGCCGGGGGAGAAGGCGTGTGCGTCCTGCTCGGGGGGATGCTCGCGCGGTTGAAGGGCGAGGAGCTGCAGCTGGAGGAGTTCGGCGCGGGCGGCCACGCAATGGAGTTCGCCGCCGCGCACGCGGGCGATACGTACGGCTATTGCACCGAGTTCGTGCTCGAGCCGTTGGGCGGCGTCGTACTTGATCTTGCGCGCGTCAGGGCGCTGGCCGAGGAGCTGGGACAGAGCGTGGTGGTGGTGGGCGACGAGCGGCTGGCGCGAGTGCACGTCCACACAGAGCAGCCGGAGGCCCTGCTCGCAGCGATGGCAGGGCTGGGCCGGCCCGAGCGGGTAAAGGTCGACGACATGGACGCCCAGCGCGCGCGGTTCCAAACGGCCGGGAGCGGCGCGACCCCTGCCGTGGGCCTGCTGGCCTTGAGCCGCGGGACCGGCTTCGACCGGCTGTTCGAGAGCCTCGGCGCGCGGGTGGTGGACCTTGGGGTGGTTGAAAAGCCGGCAGCGGGCAACATCGCACATGCGGCCGAGGCGATGGGTACGGCCGACGTCATCGTGCTCCCGAACCACAAGAACGTGCTGCTCGCCGCCGAGCAGGCGGCGCAGCTCGCACGGTGCACCCTGCACATCGTACCCACGACAACCCTCCCGCAGGGGGTCGCAGCGGCGCTGATGTTCGACCCCGCAGGCCGGGCGGCGGAACTCGTCAGCCGGATGGCCGAAGCCGCGAAGTCCGTTCGAACGGTCGAGGTGACGCGCGCAGCGGCGTCGCGGGCGGCGGATGGCGTCCGCGTGGAGGCGGGCCAGGCGATCGCGGTGGTTGATGGCCGGCTCAAAGCGGCCCGGGCGACGCTCGAGGACGCGCTGGTCGAAGGCCTTGCGGCGGCAGGGGCCGGCGCGGGCAAGCTCGTAACCGTTTACGTGGGGGAAGGCGGGGAGGCCGGGCTTGCGGGTGATGCGGTACGCCAGCGGTTCCCCGGCGCAGAGGTGGAGGTCATCGACGGGGGGCAGCCGCTGTACCCGTACATCGCATCGGTGGAGTCATGA
- a CDS encoding large ribosomal subunit protein bL28, which translates to MASGACDVCGKTTQFGRHIRHTHGGRWERKATKKSRTFRPNVHKHRIFFGGASLRVNICTRCLKTMTKSV; encoded by the coding sequence ATGGCCAGTGGAGCATGCGACGTCTGCGGCAAGACCACCCAGTTCGGCCGGCACATCCGCCACACCCACGGCGGCCGCTGGGAGCGCAAGGCGACCAAGAAGTCGCGGACGTTCCGACCCAACGTGCACAAGCACCGCATCTTCTTCGGCGGCGCCTCGCTCCGCGTCAACATCTGCACGCGCTGCCTGAAGACCATGACCAAGTCCGTCTAG
- a CDS encoding alpha/beta hydrolase, producing MTVFLQHNRVKLALHTLREGSGPRLLLLHALGERSPAGVPGSLSAWPGAVYALDFTGHGASTVPSGGGYTAEVLMGDADVALAAIGPATIVGRGLGGYIGLLLAGARPREVRGVAILDGPGLAGGGDRPGPAVVRGVPGAHAAPDPFALVELGSDLRPREYVRRFAELATAECPVPNPVAVCARQRPAWLQAVLEVPGVVEEELASALHRFAAAG from the coding sequence ATGACCGTGTTCCTGCAGCACAACCGGGTGAAGCTGGCGCTCCACACCCTGCGCGAGGGTTCCGGCCCACGGCTCCTGCTGCTGCATGCGCTGGGGGAGCGCTCCCCGGCCGGGGTGCCGGGCAGCCTTTCTGCGTGGCCGGGCGCCGTGTACGCGCTGGACTTCACGGGGCATGGGGCATCGACAGTGCCCTCGGGCGGGGGCTACACCGCTGAAGTGCTGATGGGTGACGCCGATGTGGCCCTGGCTGCCATCGGGCCGGCGACCATCGTGGGACGGGGGCTCGGCGGATACATCGGGCTCCTGCTCGCCGGCGCACGCCCGCGGGAAGTGCGCGGTGTGGCCATCCTTGACGGGCCGGGCCTTGCGGGCGGCGGCGACCGGCCTGGGCCGGCCGTCGTACGCGGCGTCCCGGGCGCGCACGCAGCGCCCGACCCCTTCGCGCTGGTCGAACTCGGGTCGGACCTCCGGCCGCGGGAGTACGTGCGGCGGTTTGCGGAGCTCGCGACGGCCGAGTGCCCGGTACCGAACCCTGTCGCGGTGTGCGCGCGGCAGCGGCCCGCCTGGCTCCAGGCGGTGCTCGAGGTTCCAGGCGTCGTCGAGGAGGAGCTGGCGTCAGCGCTTCATCGGTTTGCCGCGGCCGGCTAG
- a CDS encoding alpha/beta fold hydrolase — protein MTAPVIDEPRFLSYPGARRPDRHRWVDSYGVRLHVCEWGDADGPPLFLVHGGSDFAGTFDVFAPLLADAGWRVISWDHRGHGDSDHAALYSWDADVRDALSVLDSTTPDAVPVVAHSKGGGMMLQLAEALPYRLSKLVVIDGLPSRDPAPDVSDHEHRRFTQKTLADWLDHRRAAHITLRKPGTLEELARRRKRMNPRLPDDWLRYLVTIGARRDPDGWRWKLDPAIRFGGFGPWSPEWSLHRLKELRVPLLGLTATVEEEMGWGTNHRALLPYLPPQAEIIPFENTGHFIHIEHPHRVAELVLEFLR, from the coding sequence ATGACCGCACCGGTCATCGATGAGCCGCGCTTTCTGAGCTACCCCGGCGCGCGGCGCCCCGACCGCCATCGCTGGGTGGACTCCTACGGCGTGCGGCTGCACGTGTGCGAATGGGGAGATGCCGATGGGCCGCCGCTGTTCCTCGTCCACGGGGGTTCCGACTTCGCCGGGACGTTCGATGTGTTCGCTCCGCTGCTTGCGGATGCCGGCTGGCGGGTGATTTCGTGGGACCACCGCGGCCACGGCGATTCGGACCATGCGGCCCTCTACAGCTGGGACGCCGACGTCCGGGATGCGCTGTCCGTGCTCGATTCGACCACGCCCGACGCGGTACCGGTAGTGGCGCACTCGAAGGGCGGCGGCATGATGCTCCAGCTGGCTGAGGCGCTGCCGTACCGACTTTCGAAACTGGTGGTCATCGACGGGCTGCCGAGCCGGGACCCGGCCCCGGATGTATCGGACCACGAGCACCGGCGGTTCACCCAGAAGACGCTGGCGGACTGGCTGGATCATCGGCGGGCGGCGCACATCACCCTGCGCAAGCCGGGGACGCTGGAGGAGCTGGCCCGCCGGCGCAAGCGGATGAACCCGCGGCTGCCGGACGACTGGCTGCGCTACCTGGTGACGATCGGGGCCCGGCGGGACCCTGACGGGTGGCGGTGGAAGCTCGACCCGGCGATCCGTTTCGGCGGCTTCGGGCCATGGAGCCCGGAGTGGTCGCTGCACCGGCTGAAGGAGCTGCGTGTGCCCCTGCTGGGCCTGACCGCAACGGTCGAGGAGGAGATGGGCTGGGGCACGAACCACCGGGCGCTCCTCCCGTACCTGCCGCCGCAGGCGGAGATTATCCCGTTCGAGAACACGGGTCATTTCATCCACATCGAGCACCCCCACCGGGTGGCCGAGCTGGTGCTGGAGTTTCTTCGATGA
- a CDS encoding SIR2 family NAD-dependent protein deacylase encodes MTSTRHALSDPAVESALRQAAALVRRSQYAVALVGAGLSAESGIPTYRGSGGVYERFGEPTIDGWELFVADPAEWWRQAIVHETSGSPFSQAIDRAAPNPGHYAMADLEHMGRLAHVITQNIDNLHAMAGSRRVTEIHGNRYKVRCIECGARERLETVSLDRLPPSCPVCGGLYKNDVVMFGEPIPRDALEECYRQTLAADLFLTIGTSAVVYPAADFPVLAKRRGAPLIEINPEATALSEIADVIIRAPAGVALPALVDLLLVP; translated from the coding sequence TTGACTTCCACCCGGCACGCGCTTTCGGACCCGGCGGTCGAATCCGCGCTTCGGCAGGCTGCGGCGCTCGTTCGGCGCAGCCAGTACGCCGTCGCGCTCGTCGGGGCCGGGCTTTCGGCGGAGAGCGGGATACCGACGTACCGCGGGAGCGGAGGCGTCTACGAGCGGTTCGGCGAGCCGACCATCGACGGCTGGGAGCTGTTCGTCGCCGACCCGGCCGAGTGGTGGCGCCAGGCGATCGTGCACGAGACCTCTGGCTCGCCGTTCTCGCAGGCGATCGACCGCGCGGCCCCGAACCCGGGGCACTACGCCATGGCCGACCTGGAGCACATGGGGCGGCTTGCGCACGTCATCACCCAGAACATCGACAATCTGCACGCGATGGCGGGTTCGCGGCGGGTGACCGAAATCCACGGGAACCGGTACAAGGTGCGCTGCATCGAATGCGGCGCGCGCGAACGTCTGGAGACGGTGAGCCTCGACCGGCTGCCGCCGTCGTGCCCGGTGTGCGGGGGGCTGTACAAGAACGACGTGGTGATGTTCGGTGAGCCGATTCCGCGGGATGCGCTCGAGGAGTGCTACCGGCAGACCCTCGCCGCCGACCTGTTCCTCACCATCGGGACCAGCGCGGTCGTCTACCCTGCCGCAGACTTCCCGGTGCTGGCGAAGCGGCGCGGCGCCCCGCTGATCGAAATCAACCCGGAGGCGACGGCGCTGAGCGAGATCGCCGACGTCATCATCCGGGCCCCTGCCGGCGTTGCGCTGCCGGCGCTGGTCGACCTGCTGCTCGTTCCCTGA
- a CDS encoding glycerol-3-phosphate dehydrogenase/oxidase, with the protein MGGILSARDLASGDPLDLAIIGGGINGAAIARAAAATGLRAALFEASDYGFGTTWRSTKLIHGGLRYLEHGDVGLVFESLRERAWLLQTRPYLVRPQRFLLPLLPWTRRPGWQLRIGLAAYDLLALYRAVPPHRPLSRERLRELAPYLPDETRGGFSFFDARVIAPERLTWELVREARQLGAATLNHTPVVAINAPDGTVEAVVVDHGGEHVTIPARAVVNAAGPWVDAVNRLGDLPPPELLGVTRGSHIVVELDGPPGHDAVFSTAKSDGRVFFAVPQDDLLLIGTTDERYDGDPSAVRPTPEDIDYLLTEGRTLLPGLDIRRERIRYAYAGLRPLQKVAGGPEAAISRRHAVIDHGKVGGAKGMFSVVGGKLSTFRPLAGDVIEAVTGRKPQGWLAAPPAGWRERLLGLGLDHPARRHLRRYGGDAAAVIELGREVLCPHAPGFEGEVRFAARHEQALTVGDVLLRRTGIGWARCRGLCCHERVAAILAEELGWSAAERDRAAAAYAAEVAYHLPVEGTA; encoded by the coding sequence ATGGGCGGCATCTTGAGCGCGCGCGACCTTGCCTCCGGGGATCCGCTCGACCTTGCCATCATCGGCGGGGGGATCAACGGGGCGGCGATCGCGCGCGCAGCGGCGGCGACCGGGCTCCGGGCAGCACTCTTCGAGGCGAGCGACTACGGGTTCGGGACGACGTGGCGGTCGACGAAGCTCATCCACGGTGGGCTCCGCTACCTCGAGCACGGGGACGTCGGACTGGTATTCGAATCGCTCCGGGAGCGGGCGTGGCTGTTACAGACCCGGCCCTACCTCGTGCGGCCGCAGCGGTTTTTGCTGCCGCTCCTGCCGTGGACGCGGCGGCCGGGCTGGCAGCTGCGTATCGGCCTCGCCGCCTACGACCTGCTGGCCCTGTACCGTGCGGTGCCTCCGCACCGGCCCCTCAGCCGGGAGCGGCTGCGCGAACTCGCGCCCTATTTGCCTGACGAGACGCGCGGCGGGTTCTCTTTCTTCGATGCGCGGGTGATCGCGCCGGAACGGCTCACGTGGGAGCTGGTCCGGGAGGCGCGGCAGCTCGGTGCGGCCACGCTGAATCACACGCCGGTGGTCGCCATCAACGCCCCGGACGGGACCGTCGAGGCGGTGGTGGTCGACCACGGCGGCGAGCACGTCACGATTCCCGCGCGGGCCGTGGTCAACGCGGCGGGCCCGTGGGTCGACGCCGTGAACCGGCTCGGCGACCTGCCGCCCCCGGAGCTGCTCGGCGTCACGCGCGGGTCCCACATCGTCGTCGAACTGGACGGACCGCCCGGGCACGATGCGGTCTTCAGCACGGCGAAGAGCGACGGGCGCGTGTTCTTCGCGGTGCCGCAGGACGACCTGCTCCTCATCGGCACCACCGACGAGCGGTACGACGGGGACCCCTCGGCGGTGCGGCCGACGCCGGAGGACATCGACTACCTGCTGACCGAAGGGCGGACGCTCCTGCCCGGGCTTGACATCCGGCGCGAGCGCATCCGCTACGCCTATGCCGGCCTGCGGCCGCTGCAGAAAGTTGCCGGCGGGCCGGAGGCGGCGATTTCGCGACGGCACGCCGTCATTGACCACGGCAAGGTGGGCGGGGCGAAGGGGATGTTCAGCGTGGTCGGGGGGAAGCTCAGCACGTTCCGGCCGCTTGCGGGCGACGTGATCGAAGCGGTGACCGGCCGGAAGCCGCAGGGCTGGCTCGCCGCCCCGCCTGCCGGGTGGCGGGAGCGGCTGCTCGGCCTCGGGCTCGACCATCCGGCGCGGCGGCACCTGCGGCGGTACGGCGGCGATGCGGCGGCCGTCATCGAGCTCGGCCGGGAGGTGCTCTGCCCGCACGCCCCGGGGTTCGAGGGCGAGGTGCGCTTCGCTGCCCGGCACGAACAGGCGCTCACCGTCGGCGACGTGCTCCTGCGGCGAACCGGCATCGGCTGGGCGCGGTGTAGGGGCCTCTGCTGCCACGAGCGGGTAGCAGCCATCCTCGCGGAAGAGCTCGGCTGGAGCGCAGCGGAACGCGACCGGGCGGCGGCCGCATACGCCGCCGAAGTGGCGTATCATCTTCCGGTAGAGGGGACGGCTTGA